TTTTCGTCGACGAAATCTCGTTTCAACTCTTCCGGTTCATCGTCTGAATCGTCGCTCACTAATTCGGGTTCTAAACCGAAAATATCGTCATTCGTAATATTTTCGCATCGGAAAATCTCGAATGGCGTATGGCTCGTATTTtgcttgaaatattttgatatatacACGCTGTCGTCTTGAGAATGGACTGAGGACGCGCCGTCAGACTGAGTTTTAACCAATGACGTATCAGACCTAACACTCaggtactttttaaattgtttaaactcCTGCAAATTGAGCAAATTGAATGTTGATTTGACAGGACACTGTTCCCAACCCTCATTtccaaaaacaatttcaattccTCCATTCTGCCTTTATGATAATTCTTTATGTATAACACACtttgagttttaataaaatcctGTAACAAATCAGATTTATCACCGCAAAACACTTCGGCAACTTGTGTTAACTTACGCAAAATCCCTAACATCTGAATAAACTTTTCGAATGGATACTCTTCTAACCCAGAACTCTTTAGAAACGTCGAAACTTTCGCTTGAACATCATGCCATATCCTAACCAGCCCAGCGTTTAATTTCTGCCGAATATATTCCCTACTAACGTTCTTCTCGATCTCAAAAACATTATTCGATATCGGAATCGATTCCTCGCCATCATACTTCGCATGCCAGTCAACTAAAAAGATAATAGCTCTTCATAATTAAGAATAGATTCTCGCATAAGTTCAAAAGGCAAATTGGAGCTTTCGTTGGCTGTACAGACATGCACATATCTTGAAATTTCATATCGATCGTATCACCTACATAATTCTTTACAGCTTCAATCGATGATTCATTGACCGCTGAAGAATAATGCATGTGTAGTTGTTCCATAGCCGCTTGCGTCTTTCCGAGCAAGGCGTAAGCTTTTCTTAGCTTCCTGAAAATGATTTCATCGAATCTGTAACAGATGCTTGCTAGGATCGCGTCTAGCTTTTCCTCTGTCATGTCTAAAGTGTCCTGAAGGCGTGTTGCCAGGTCAGCTATGCAAGTGTACTCCTTGTGGCTACTAGCTGCttttttgcttttcaaaatAAGCTCAATAGCTCCATAGTATTCTTTTTTGAGAAGCAGTTCAGCGACATCAGTTTCTACGCTTCTCAAACTGCGGAGTAATTCGAGAGACTTTAGAACGGATCGAATGATTTGGCGTTTACGAAAGTTTGCTAAGATAACGAATGTTGATATTGTCAAGTGGTTCGAGGCTGCCCTGAGTTGTTCACGGGCTTTCTGACATGTCTGAAGAGTTGTTGTGAGTTGTTCGCGAATGTTTTGTATCTCTTTGAATTCTTTGTCGCAGTTGTCTCGCTGTTGGGATATGAGGTGCAAAGCTTTGCCTGATACAACCTGTGGACAATGGAAATTGTTGAGATTGGAGAATATAGTTTGGCTTGTGAgggatattaataaaaatactaataataatctatactaatatataaagtctatactaatatataaagctgaagagtttgtttgtttgaacgcgctaatctcaggaactactggtccaaattgaaaaattccttttgtgttgaataaaccattaatcgaggaaggctttaagctctaaaccaccacgctgcgactaataggagcgaagatacaatggaaaatgtggaaaacacaGGGtgggtataaatcaaaactcatatcttctacccacggggacgaagtcgcgggcaacagctagtataaactaaagttatattataaagctaaagagtttatttatttgaatgcgCTAATATCAGAAACTGCTGATccaattttattcttttttcgaGTTACTTTACCGCGTTAGGTCATCTATTAAAGAAGGTTATAGGGTAAATATACCAGTATCTCGTAAACATTAAACCCTTATTTTGAGTTtgcgagataaaataaaaaaatccgatccaatatttttatagtaactatcgtgggACTGATgcatcgcgagtcgaactgcgCGTCAactcattattaaggactccggttgggtccgaaactagtcgggcaaccccgataaatacgcgtgagtaaaccgttgcatcatttagtaACTACACACATTTCTTTAGTCAAATGCTCTATTCATAATGAACCAAATTTTACAGCCCAGCACCTCGAAAAGCATGTCAACCTTTCCacccatcatcggcctagccttttcccagctatgttggggtcggctaccagtccaaccggtttcagctaagtaccagtgttttacaaggagcgactgcctatctgacctccttaacccagttacctgggcaacacgataccccttggttagactggctgtcagactttttcaagcttctgactacctgtaacgactgtcaaagatgtaggaataagagccgggacccacaatttaacgtgccttccgaaacacggaggaactcgttatgaaaaagatggtcacccatctacggaccaaccgcttcaagcttagcttaacctgtgatcgaatcacttatgcggttatagcttagccacgagctcctaacCGTTCCACCCgtcaataatattgtatttcgaCAGACAATACATCAAAAAATcacaatatgtaaataaaaccatttagGAAGATCTCATCAAATATctagtaaaacaattattatcttattttggTGGCGATATACAATAAATCGATGATAGATTacgaaaatttcaaataatttacagATAAAATGTGATAAGACTTAGAGATAATTTGAATTCATTCATTTCAAGTGCTTTTGGtcataaaagcaatttatagAAACCTGTCCGGGAGCGAGATGGGTCCGCGATATAGTGAAGGTCTCGGATCGaatctggatgaggctggcactggaccatagaaattggcacgagaaaggggaggcctatacccagcagtgggagaaCAAAGGCTTTAGATGATGTTCATATTAAAAAGAAGTACAGTAAAGACCACCAGTcaaactaaggggtatcgtgttgcccaggtaactgggttaggGAGGTGAGATAGGCAGTTAGCCCAGATCACTAAAACATTGAAAATCCTGAACCCtgataattaactttaatagtTAGCTTTAAGATAGTTCTTCTAATCTCCGGATAACGTTTTGGGtactatttgttaatttaactgATAAGACCGCTTACTATGtgacattatttaatataccaCTGTTTTTATAGTAAGCGCCTATTTGacaatcactgattagccgatatctggcagataaattgaaaaatttgacagtctttgtatgaaaatttaacgtcaaataatttaacttatgtggcggtggtgaaacaggccctaaGTATCGGCGGGGATCGCCCGACCAGTTTCAGCGACGTGGCAACGCGTTGCATCGTTTAAGAATAATACTGTTTGATAAGTTAtctttatcttaataaatataatacctgTTGCTGCCTCTTCAACTTGGTGAAGACCTGTTCGATCTCGTCACAGGACGTCGTCGGGGCATGTTCTAGCACGTATCGGCCTGCATCGAATTCCGAAGACGGTTGGAAGTAGACATTTTCAATTTCTCGAAGCACCTGCAACAAGAGATTTTgtctacacggatagccgagtgattgaggtcaacAGAGccccaattctactattttctatggccgatgaatgaatgataattggctccaaataacacttttcgtattctcttaagtatttttactatacattttttttaatttagtgtagAAGATACACTCgacgtcaatgtttttttttttttttttttcaatccacgaatgcttgttctgagtctgggtgactttgtgtatgtgactttgATGTGTGTGATACCCCagagtataaaattatttgctgtGCCCTGCAGGGTCCATATTATGATCTAATTAGTTTTTTCCGCTGGGTCCCgatggatgcaggtggcaacgaaccggtcgcgctgggaaaattatggagaggcctatgtccagcagtggactgctataggctgagatgagagATGAGAgctaaaaatgaattgctgttcgttagtttCGCTAAAACTGtagaatggctgaaccgatttggctaattttagtcttgaaatatttgtgaaagtccagggaaggtttataCTGTGATAAAATATAGAACAgttgtaagaaaaaaaaccagtatttttgtctgcattattatcatcgactgttaggcgtaCGTAGTCCGCCCGGACAGCTAGTAAAGTATTATAAAcacagcaataaaaatatagatatagagAGTATATCTGTATTCgaataatttttgtatttatagaaatctgtatttttgaagtgaaacttctatAGGCGCATGAGCGtaaattttttacagatttaacGGCACGGCCGGTACGCAACGGAAGTGTCGAAAAAGAGGGAGAGAGCGATCGAGACCGATTGAGAGGGAGTAAGACAGGGCGAACGGGCAAGTGAGAAAGATTGAGAGAAAAAGTGAGACAGAGCGAACGTCGTATCCCGCACAGTGCTATGGAGTGAGAGGTGGGAGAGAGCTATAGTGAGAAAGATTGAACGAGAGAGAGAGAATACGAGATATCGAGAAATAATACACGCCATATTGGTTGCGTATTCGTTgactagttaattatttatattttagggaCAATTAAATTCCTAACCTATCTTCCTTTGTCCCTTCCTCTTAGTCTCGGAAATCTAAAGTTTATatatatagttataaatataaacaagatttataaattagttcgcCAAATAAGTTTTACTTCTGACATGTGTACTTTGTACGCACGCATTTTGTTTATTATCGATAGTTATTAAATGTTGCCTAATGGTGCAACTAGAGTCAACCATGTAACGTTTTAACAGTGCCTGAAATATGGcctatttgaattaaaaacttttgattttaattttgatctagGCATACCTCTAGGTCAGCAGCCGAGTGGGCGGCGCTCAGCGACCTGGAGTTGACTCCTGGGGGGTCCGTGACGGTTCTCCATAGTTGCCTCTGACAGCATGCCACATCTGAACAGTAAAATTTAGTtgagatcaaaattaaaatccatttCAACTATACACATTTTGAattgttcattattaaatgatgcaacggtttcctCACGCGTATCGGGCTCGCCgggactagtttcggacccaaccggagtccttaatcatgagttgacgcggCGGATCGCGAGTCAAacgaatacgcgtgagttaagtgttgcataatttattaatgatttgTTACTGTAATTTTTGGAAGTAAATAAAccttgcttttatttataatactaattGTAAAAGCCCGTTAAATTATATCCCTTTTTGATATTCTACATATTTAACAACTTATTTTCGTTAAATCTTAAGATTCATTTGAAAACCTCAGATTTAACAATATTCAGGCTTTACAATAACCCAATTTGATAAAAAGTCTATGAGGTTGTATTACCAGGAAACAATTAATATGTAACACCGTAaggataaatttaataataatgtttctttttgttttcctaTAGCTATCCTTAAATTTATAACTAACTGATCCTTGGTTGGTATTTTCACAAATTTTCTGCCTATTTTCACAAATACATTGTTTGTccataaatgtttaaatgaacAGTGACACAgcagattattattaaaatacacactattatgtaaatgtacttatattgaaataacaatttaaataatatgtattgtgtAGTCTTTTGTAGATGATATAGAGCAAAAAAAACTGGCCTTACATACCTTAAATACCTAGTTAtcaggtaatttttttttaaagtactaaaCTTTGCTGGGGaaggcttccagtctaaccggattcagctaagtaccagtgttttaccaaggagcgactgcctatctgacctcctcaacccagttacctgggcaacacaataccccttatGTTCTAACTACCcataatgactgtcaaagatggaCAATGTTTTTAcaggcatttttttattttgattttcttaagtttgtctttatttgtaaaacatagttAACATTTGAGACTAGTATTTTTGAGGGAGGCAATAGACTTTTGTGTTGATCTGTTAGAAGGACTGGATGTTATTCAAATATCCTTAGCTAAGCACTAACAATAATCGCTAAGcaacaaaatcaataaactatttACATGAATTTATTATCTAACATCTCAGAAATAAAGTTCTTGAAATATCTATTATTCAAACTAGATTCcttgacaaatataataatatgctgaTAAGGAGGTCCGATATTCTCGAAAGAAAGTGCTAAAtaaccgaaaaataaaaaaataaaattcggtATATCGTACGTGCAAGCCAAAATGAAAACTACGTCTGAATTTATTCATAGAATAATACAGAATAACGTCTGAATTCGTGATTATATTGTTTGTaagttaaataatgttaataaaagagTAAATACTCACCAATGTAACAAGTCCAAGTTGAATTATTTACACTTTACTTTGAATTCACAGTGCGTATCACGGATTTTACAGTTACACATTGTCTACGGTAATTAATGAgggaaaaactatttttactgtaaatgttatgttgttttatattatttctaaactTGATTACAGACTCAAGTTAAaataaagctataaattattttgaaacaatgaCATTTCCAGACAATACGGAATAAATCCACGGAATACGGATGGCGGAAGACAATTTGAATGACAATGTAAATCATAACATTGCTTAGTGATGTACaagtgtttgttaaaaaaatatctctttctTTAGTCGATTTAATGACTATTTTGAAGCTATAGTTACAAAGACTAAACTAAATACAACTAAACAATTTTTACTGCCCTCAGAAATGTCAGAATCGGATATAATTAAATTGGTGAAACATTAAAAATCGTAATCATCCTGTAGCTTAACTGTTACTGTTTACgttctttcaatttattattgtaagtttCTTGAAgaggatttataattatttttttaatagccatTTACTCACAAAAGCCCAACTAGtctcggacccaaccggagtcctgaaTGATATCATAAGCGAACGATGCGGCGCCGCGGCGCCGGCGTGGTCGCAACCCCAccgctttttttatttagtaattagttGTGAATTTGGTACATCGACTAAAAGCTTTGCGTGGATTATTTTGACTGGTAACCATTGACACATGGTGACGTACTGTTACAATC
This portion of the Trichoplusia ni isolate ovarian cell line Hi5 unplaced genomic scaffold, tn1 tig00001053, whole genome shotgun sequence genome encodes:
- the LOC113507210 gene encoding LOW QUALITY PROTEIN: syndetin-like (The sequence of the model RefSeq protein was modified relative to this genomic sequence to represent the inferred CDS: inserted 1 base in 1 codon; deleted 2 bases in 2 codons); this encodes MLSEATMENRHGPPGVNSRSLSAAHSAADLEVLREIENVYFQPSSEFDAGRYVLEHAPTTSCDEIEQVFTKLKRQQQVVSGKALHLISQQRDNCDKEFKEIQNIREQLTTTLQTCQKAREQLRAASNHLTISTFVILANFRKRQIIRSVLKSLELLRSLRSVETDVAELLLKKEYYGAIELILKSKKAASSHKEYTCIADLATRLQDTLDMTEEKLDAILASICYRFDEIIFRKLRKAYALLGKTQAAMEQLHMHYSSAVNESSIEAVKNYVGDTIDMKFQDMCMSVQPTKAPICLLNLCENLFLIMKSYYLLVDWHAKYDGEESIPISNNVFEIEKNVSREYIRQKLNAGLVRIWHDVQAKVSTFLKSSGLEEYPFEKFIQMLGILRKLTQVAEVFCGDKSDLLQDFIKTQSVLYIKNYHKGRMEELKLFLXNEGWEQCPVKSTFNLLNLQEFKQFKKYLSVRSDTSLVKTQSDGASSVHSQDDSVYISKYFKQNTSHTPFEIFRCENITNDDIFGLEPELVSDDSDDEPEELKRDFVD